The sequence GATTTCATGTAATCATAGTATTCTTTTTCGTTCGGATTACCCCATTCATCATATTCTCCTGTAGTTAACGGTATCGTATCGTCCAACATTGTTGTTACAACATCTACGAAAGGCACTTGTGCAATTACGCCATTATACAATTCTGGAGCCATATTTACAATTGCGCCCATCAATAAACCACCAGCTGAACCACCTTCTGCGTATAAATGCTCTGGAGATGTGTATTTTTGTGCAATTACATACTTTGAGCAATCAATAAAGTCTGTAAAAGTATTTTTCTTTTTTAACAACTTACCATCTTCATACCATTGTCTTCCTAAGTCTTCTCCTCCTCTAATATGCGCAATTGCATAAACAAATCCTCTATCTAAAAGACTTAAACGGGTAGTTGAAAAATAAGGATCCATTGAAGCACCATATGATCCATAAGCATATAATAAAAATGGATTTGAACCATCTTTCTTTAATCCTTTTCTATAAACCATAGAAATTGGCACTTTTGTTCCATCTGTTGCAGTTGCCCAAATTCTTTCTTCAACGTAATTATTCTTATCAAACTTACCTCCTAAAACTTCCTGTTGCTTTAAAACAACTTTTGCTTTAGTTTTCATATTAAAATCAATAACCGAAGATGGTGTTATTAATGATTGATAAGCATAACGCAATATTTCAGTATCAAAATCTGGATTGGTAGTTGTATAAGCTGTATATGTCTCACTTTCAAAAGGTAAATAATAAGCTCCTTCACCGCTCCAAGGCCTAATTTGAATTTTATTTAATCCATTTGAACGTTCTTCAACTACTAAAAAATCTTTAAATATATCTACACCTTCCAACAAGACATCATCTCTATGAGGAATAACTTCTATCCAATTTTCTTTAGATGTAGCTTTCTCATTTGTTTTCATTAATTTAAAGTTAGTCGCTTTATCCTTATTTGTCACTATATAAAAATTATCTCCAAAATGAGAAATACTATACTCTAAACCTCTAGTTCTTTTTTGAAACAGTCTAAATTCTCCATTAGGATTATTTGCTTCTAAAAATTGATATTCTGTTGTTAGTGTACTTGAAGAACCAATTACAATATATTTTTTTGATTTATCTTTATAAACAAAAGTAGCGAATGTATCATCTTTTTCATGATAAACTAATTCATCTTTCTTAACATCTGATTTCAGAACATGCTTATAAATCATGTCTGAACGTAATGTTTTTGGATCTTTTTTAGTATAGAATACTGTTTTATTATCACTAGCCCATGTTGTACCACCGGTAGTGTTTTCAATTTCTTCAGGCAAAATATCACCTGTGATTAAATTTTTAACTCTAATTGTATATTGCCTTCTTGAAACTAAATCTACTCCAAAAGTCGCCCATTGATTATCTTCACTAACACTTAGTCCATTTAAACTAAAATAAGCTTGCCCTTTCGCTAATTCGTTACAATCGAACATAATTTCTTCTTTCGCTTCTAGACTTCCTTTTTTACGAGAGTATATTGGATAATCTTTTCCTGTTTCAAAACGAGTTATATAATAATAACCATTATAAAAATAAGGAACTGAAGTATCATCTTCTTTAATTCGGGCTTTCATTTCTTTAAACAAATCACCCTGCAATTCTTTTGTATGCGCAGTCATTTTTTCATAATAATCATTCTCTTTATTCAAATAATCTATTACTTCTTTATTTTCTCTGTCATTTAACCAAAAGTAATTGTCTGTACGAATATCTCCGTGTTTTTCTAAATTATGAGGAACTATCTTAGCAATAGGTGGTTGAACATCTGATTTCATTTCTTCTTTTTTATCTTTACATGAAGTGACAAATGTAAGAGAAATGAAAACAAAGTATGGAATTTTTTTCATGAAATTATACATTTAAAGTTAACAGCTAATTTACTATTTTTGCAACAATAAAAAAATTAAAATCTATGTTTGGAGATATAATGGGTATGATGGGTAAAATAAAAGAAACCCAAGAAAAAGTAGAAGCAACTAAGAAAAGACTTGATACTGTTCTTATAGATGAGAAAAGCAGTGATGGTTTATTAGAAGTTACTTTAACAGCGAATCGAAAAATTAAATCTATAACTGTGAGTGATGATCTACTACAAGACAAGGAAATGCTTGAAGATTATTTAGTAACTATTTTAAACAAGGCAATAGAAAAAGCAACAAACGTAAATGATGCTGAATTAGGTGCCGTTGCAAAAGAAGGCATGCCAAACATTCCTGGAATGGATATGTTTAAATAATTTAAAAAAGGATAGCATTATCATTTTGCTATCCTTTTTTTTATTTCTTAACTAAGTACTTTACTACCGCTTCTGCTGCATGCAGACCAAACAAGGCTGGCATCCAACTATTTGTTCCATAAAATGATTTTTTATAGTTTTTACCATCAGTAAGTTTTAAACTTTCAGGATCAGGAATTTCAATAGAGTATACCGCTTTCACTCCTTTATTTATTCCTTCTGACTTCAAACGCTTGCGTATATTTTTAGCAAGCGGACAATATTCTGTTTTACTTATATCTCGAACACGTACTTTACTAGATTCGCATTTTCCACCTGCCCCCATATTACTTATTACTTTAACTTTTTTTCGCTTTGCAGCAAGTATAAGGTTTAATTTTGGTGTAACACTATCAATACAATCTAACACATAGTCAAATTCTGAAGTAACAATTTCAAATGCTCTTTCGGGAGACAAAAATTCTTCTATTCTTGTCAATTTTAATTCTGGATTAATATCTAACAATCGATCACCAACAATTTTAACTTTCGGCTGATCTATTGTAGAGTGTAATGCTGGTAATTGTCTATTGATATTTGTTATATCTACTATATCACCATCTACAATTGTCATACTACCAATTCCTGCTCTTACTAAAAATTCAGCAGCAAAACTACCTACTCCACCTAGACCAACAACCAACACATTTGCATTGGCCAACTTATTCATTCCTTCTTCTTTAAATAATAATTCTGCTCTTTCTTGCCACTTTGCCATTCTATTTTACTTAAAATTTATTGTTTAAATACTGAGCTAAAGTTATTAGCTACATTTTTTTTTAATTCCTCTATATGTATATTCTTTATAATACTCGCTCTCTCATAAACTTCGATTATACCTTCTTCAATTGTGTCTGTTTCTAAGAAAAACCTATCATTAGGAATATTTTTAAAAACTAACGCCAATTCGGGGTTACGCAACAAATATTTACCAAATGACAGATAAAACCCGTTATCTAAAAGTGATTTTGCAACTTGACTGTTTTTAGAAAAGCCATGAATTATCATTGGATTTTTAATCTGCATTTCTTTTTTTATCGCAATCATTTCTTGAAAAGCTGACACACAATGTATTATTACTGGCTTAGACGTTTTTTTTACCAATTCGATTTGCGATTTAAAAACTTGCACTTGCTTATCCAATGGTATTTCTATTCGTTTATCCAATCCACATTCACCTAGAGCCAAGCATTCAGTTAAATTCAATTTCACTTCAATACATTTTAAATCAGAAATTAACCTATCTTCATCGATATACCACGGATGAACACCAATAGAATATTTAGCTATTTCATCATCAAATTCCCAAGGATATTGATTCACTACTTCTAAAACCAAATCATCATTAGAATCTGAATGTGTATGTAAGTTAATAAAGCGCATTAATCATGAAATTTTTTAACACCAGCTTCTATTGCAATATTCAAATCGTTTTCCAAAGGAACAATTGGACAAGAATATTTATAATTATAAGCACAGTAAGGATTATAGGCTTTATTAAAATTAATAATTACCTTATCTGAATCAGGAATACGCATATCTATATAACGACCACCAATATAACTATCTTTTCCACTTGTTAAATCTGAAAAAGGAAGAAACAGATAATCCTTAAAGCCAGGTCGTCTTGATAGTTCTATATTTTGATACACATTTAAAACAAATTTATCACCTTCTATTTCAAAATGAAACTCACCATATTTCTTATACATTGGCGTTCTATCTGTTGATGTTTTCATTTTAAATGCTTTTTGCTTTTTAGCTAAAACAAATTTAGCTTCTACAATGAACTTTTTGTTAATTGGATAAAAATCTAAGGTTTCGAAAAGAATCCTATCTTCATTTGTTAATGGACTTTTCAATGAATCCGAAAACTCTTCATTCATTTGCCTCTGAAACTCATAGACATCATTCACATCATTATTCTGAGCAAAAGAAGATTTCAAAAACAATAATGCAATGATATATTTACACATAACTCTTTTTTTTACAAAAATATATATTTTCTAATTGTTGACTACAAAAAAAGGAGTACTTTCTAAGAATAAGTATAAAAAAAAGAACACTTACCAAAGTGTTCTCTATATATTTAATTGTGAAAACAACTTATTTATAAGATGTTACTACTTTTACCTCTTTATTATTAATCCAACTTGACATTAACTCTTTATTCGATGATATTGGCACTAAATAAAAATTACTAAACATTTGCAATACTTGAGATTCTTCTATTAGCTCTTTTTCAACAAAACCAGAAAAGTAATTTGAATGAATTATATAAATTTTATTTGCATTTCGGTAAATAAAACCCACATGATTTCTATTAATTCCTATAAAATAAACCCCATCACTTATAGCTTCATAAAACTCATCTTTAACATCAAAAAAACTAGCTCCTTTAATATTTATTACCTCATTTGAGAGTGACAAACTATACGCTTCATTAATAGGTAGCTGTTGTGCTAACATATATCGATTAACATTAATTCCAATATGTTTTAAAGTAGTTGAAACGAAATAACCACATGCAATTTCTCCTTGATTTGGCACATTCGAATATCCTTCAAAAGACCATTTAGTACCATACCAAAAGGGAAATATTTTGTTAACTAAATTATTTTCAAAAGCAATCGAAATTGCAGCAAAATCTGCTTTATCCGTTAATAGTTTAAGTTTTTCATTCCTTATTGCTGTTTTCACTTCATTATAATTCTCTAACAAAAAGCAATTATCGTTTTTTCCATTCGAATTAAGAGAAATCCAACTCATAAAAAAGAAGAACAAACTGAAAAACTTCATCTCAAATTTACATTACTAATTATTTAAAGAAAGAATCTACAAATTCATATTTGTTAAAAACTTGCAAATCATCAATTCCTTCACCAACTCCAATATATTTTACAGGAATTTTAAATTGATCTGAAATACCAATTACAACTCCTCCTTTTGCGGTTCCATCTAATTTAGTTACTGCTAAACTTGTAACTTCTGTAGCAACTGTAAATTGTTTTGCTTGTTCGAACGCATTTTGTCCTGTAGAACCATCTAAAACAAGCATTACATCATGAGGTGCTTCTCCTACTACTTTTTGCATTACACGCTTCACCTTAGAAAGTTCGTTCATTAAATTCACTTTATTATGCAAACGTCCAGCGGTATCAATAATAACCACATCTGCATCTTGAGAAACAGCAGACTGTAAGGTGTCGAATGCAACAGAAGCAGGATCACTACCCATTTGCTGACGAACGATTGGCACACCTACTCTATCTGCCCAGATTTGTAATTGATCTATAGCAGCAGCTCTAAAAGTATCTCCAGCCCCTAAAACAACTTTATAGCCTGCTTTTTTAAATTGGTTAGCTAGTTTTCCTATAGTTGTTGTTTTACCAACACCATTAACACCCACAACCATTATTACATATGGTTTTTTCCCTGAAGGAATAGAAAAATCTGTGTCATTTCCAGTATTATTTTCTGAAAGCAAGCTTGCTATTTCTTCCCTAAGAATTTGATTTAACTCTTCGGTTCCTAAATATTTATCAGAAGCTACTCTTTTCTCTATTCGCTCAATAATTTTTAATGTTGTATTTACTCCAACATCAGAAGAAACTAAAATTTCTTCAAGACTATCTAAAACTTCATCATCAACAGTCGATTTTCCGGCAACAGCTTTAGTTAATTTTGAAAAAAAAGTAGTTTTAGATTTCTCTAAACCTTTATCTAAAGTCTCCTTTTTTTCTGAAGAGAAAATTTTTCTAAAAAAATTCATTTTTATAATACTTAATATTTAGTAACAAATGTAAAAATAAAAAAGCTACTTTCAAACGAAAGTAGCTTTTCTATGTATATTAAAAAAAAGAATTATTTCTTTTTTAAGAATTCATCAACTAATTCTGGAGCCATTACAGATTCAACGAATGTGTATGCACCTGATTTTGGAGATTTAACCATTTTAATAGCTTTAGTTAATCTCTTAGAAGCTGTTTGTAAAGTTGCTACGGTTTTCTTTGCCATGACTTATATTATTTAATTTCTTTATGAACAGTTACTTTCTTTAAGATTGGATTAAATTTCTTAATCTCTAATCTATCTGGAGTATTTTTTTTATTCTTAGTAGTTATGTAACGAGAAGTTCCCGCAACACCTGAAGCTTTATGCTCAGTACACTCTAAAATTACCTGGATTCTATTTCCTTTCTTTGCCATCTTGATATATTATTATGATTTAAGGATTATTTTACAAATCCATTTGCCTTTGCTTGTTTTAAGACAGCAGCAATACCTTTTTTATTTATTGTCTTTAACGCAGATGTAGATACTTTTAAAGTTACCCATCTGTCTTCTTCCGCAATATAAAAACGCTTTTTAAACAAATTAACAGAGAATTTTCTCTTAGTTTTATTCATAGCGTGAGAAACATTGTTCCCAACCATTGCTCTTTTACCTGTAAGTTCACAAACTCTTGACATTATTTATAATCTTTTTTTCGTTATTCAAAATCAGGGTGCAAAGAAACAAAATCGAAATGAAATATACAACTTTGTTCTACTCTTTTTTTAAAATTTCTTTATATAAAATTTCAAAACCCTTATTCACCGCTCTACCAGTGACTTTTTCTCTAGGCTGTCCAAAATTAAATTCTTCTGAGAACACCCCATTTGGTGTTGCAAATGCAATAAAAACTGTACCCACTTCCACATCGGAGTCTCCTTTTTCTGGCCCAGCATTTCCCGTTGTCGCAATTGCATAATCTGATTTAAAAATCTTTTTTGCTTGCGTCGCCATAGACTCAGCTACTTGTTTGCTAACTACTGAATGCATACTAATTAAATCTTCTGAAACTCCAAGAACATTAATTTTAGATTCTGTCGCATAACACACAACACCTCCTTTAAAAAAAACAGATGCGCCAGGAATTGCAGTTAATAATTGTGCGATTCTCCCTCCTGTACAACTTTCCGCTACTGCTAATGTTCTATTTTCTTTTCTAAGAAGATCACTAACTACATTCTCAATAGGTTGATCATTCTCAGTCCCAATAATTATTTCTCCAATAATTTCATGCAGTTTTTGAACTTGAAAATCAATTTCTTCATTCAAAACCTTTTCATCAAATCCTTTAGAAGACAACCTCAACCTTACTTTTCCTGGAGAAGGTAAGTAGGCTAATTTTATATGCTCTGGCAAATTATCTTCCCAATCTTCAATTTGTTCTGCTATTAAACTTTCCCCTCTTCCATATGTCATAATTGTTTTATGAACAATTGAAGCTCTATTATACTCTGAAATTAACTTAGGAACAATTACTTCGTCAACCAGGTATTTCATTTCGTATGGAACACCTGGCAAAGAAACATACACTGTATTTTCTTTTTTAATCCACATTCCTGGAGCTGTACCAACTTTATTAAAAAGCACAGTTGCTTTTGAAGGCACCAAGGCTTGATCTCTGTTTATCTGAGTAATTGGTCGCTTATAAAACCCTTCTATTATCTCTTTAACATGAAGCAAAACACTATCATTCTCTACAAGTTCATCTTCAAAATATTTGCAAAAAGTTTTTTTTGTAATATCGTCTTTCGTAGGGCCTAGTCCGCCAGTAATAATTACTAAATCGACTTTATTCTGTAGCTGCTTTAATGTATTTAAAATATGCTGCTTCTCATCAGATATTGAAAGCATTTCATTTATCGAAACACCTATCTTATCTAATGCTTTGGCAATATATGATGAATTTGTATCTATAATTTGACCTATCAGAATTTCATCTCCAATAGTTATAATTGAGGCATTCATAAATTTTAGATTTAAATTTTAAAGTCTTTCTTCAATTCTTTAATAGCCAAATCGACTCTTTCTTTTAGTGATTTATAAACCTCTTTAATTTCTTTCTTTTTGCCTTCCGACTTAGCCCATGTCATTATTTGAAGGTTTTCTTCATATGCTAAATCCATTCCCAATAAATCCAATGATGGTTTTATTTTATGAGCAGCAGCATAAGCTCTTGAAAAATCTTTTTCTTCAATCCCAACTTTTATAGATTTTATTTCTGCTGGAACTTCTAAAAGAAAAAGATTTACAATTTGAAGCGCGAAATCGATATCATTTTCTGAAATCTCATACACTTTAGATAAATTGTATTGCAATGCCATAAATTTTTTATTTAACTTGAATTTTGAACATTTGATTGTTTTCTATATACCCTTCCAGAACATCTCCATCTTTAACAGCGGCAACCCCTTTTGGAGTTCCTGTAAAAATAATATCCCCTTTTTTAAGTGTGAAAAATCGTGAAATGTAGGCTATAATTTCATCAATTTTCCAGAGCATTAAAGAAGTATTTCCTGCTTGAACAACAGTACCATTGCTCCTTAACTCAAAGTTAACATTTTCTAATGACTCGAACGATTTTTTCGGTAAAAAGCTACCAATAATCGCTGAATGGTCAAAAGCCTTTGCTTTTTCCCAAGGCAAGCCTTTGCTTTTTAGTTCATTTTGCAAATCTCTTGCCGTAAAATCTATTCCTAAACCGATTTCTTCATAATATTTATGAGCAAATTTCTCATTAATATATCGACCAACCTTACATATTTTAACCAATATTTCCACTTCATGATGCACATCATTACTAAATTCTGGAATATAAAATGGATTTTTTTTAGGCAAAACAGCTGTGTCAGGTTTTAAAAAAATAACGGGTTCGCTAGGCCTTTCATTATTTAATTCTGAAATATGGTCGGTATAATTTCGACCAATACAAATAATTTTCATTCTTATTTTATTGCAAAAGTTATTAAACGTAAAGTGGTTAAAGCTTAGTATTTAATTTTCTCAATTTAATTGCGGTTAAAACCTTTTTGGTATATAGTGGAAAATCTGCATTTTG is a genomic window of Flavobacterium jumunjinense containing:
- the rpmG gene encoding 50S ribosomal protein L33; the protein is MAKKGNRIQVILECTEHKASGVAGTSRYITTKNKKNTPDRLEIKKFNPILKKVTVHKEIK
- a CDS encoding DUF4295 domain-containing protein translates to MAKKTVATLQTASKRLTKAIKMVKSPKSGAYTFVESVMAPELVDEFLKKK
- the rpmB gene encoding 50S ribosomal protein L28, with the protein product MSRVCELTGKRAMVGNNVSHAMNKTKRKFSVNLFKKRFYIAEEDRWVTLKVSTSALKTINKKGIAAVLKQAKANGFVK
- a CDS encoding tRNA threonylcarbamoyladenosine dehydratase, encoding MAKWQERAELLFKEEGMNKLANANVLVVGLGGVGSFAAEFLVRAGIGSMTIVDGDIVDITNINRQLPALHSTIDQPKVKIVGDRLLDINPELKLTRIEEFLSPERAFEIVTSEFDYVLDCIDSVTPKLNLILAAKRKKVKVISNMGAGGKCESSKVRVRDISKTEYCPLAKNIRKRLKSEGINKGVKAVYSIEIPDPESLKLTDGKNYKKSFYGTNSWMPALFGLHAAEAVVKYLVKK
- a CDS encoding DUF1684 domain-containing protein, which gives rise to MCKYIIALLFLKSSFAQNNDVNDVYEFQRQMNEEFSDSLKSPLTNEDRILFETLDFYPINKKFIVEAKFVLAKKQKAFKMKTSTDRTPMYKKYGEFHFEIEGDKFVLNVYQNIELSRRPGFKDYLFLPFSDLTSGKDSYIGGRYIDMRIPDSDKVIINFNKAYNPYCAYNYKYSCPIVPLENDLNIAIEAGVKKFHD
- a CDS encoding S9 family peptidase; translated protein: MKKIPYFVFISLTFVTSCKDKKEEMKSDVQPPIAKIVPHNLEKHGDIRTDNYFWLNDRENKEVIDYLNKENDYYEKMTAHTKELQGDLFKEMKARIKEDDTSVPYFYNGYYYITRFETGKDYPIYSRKKGSLEAKEEIMFDCNELAKGQAYFSLNGLSVSEDNQWATFGVDLVSRRQYTIRVKNLITGDILPEEIENTTGGTTWASDNKTVFYTKKDPKTLRSDMIYKHVLKSDVKKDELVYHEKDDTFATFVYKDKSKKYIVIGSSSTLTTEYQFLEANNPNGEFRLFQKRTRGLEYSISHFGDNFYIVTNKDKATNFKLMKTNEKATSKENWIEVIPHRDDVLLEGVDIFKDFLVVEERSNGLNKIQIRPWSGEGAYYLPFESETYTAYTTTNPDFDTEILRYAYQSLITPSSVIDFNMKTKAKVVLKQQEVLGGKFDKNNYVEERIWATATDGTKVPISMVYRKGLKKDGSNPFLLYAYGSYGASMDPYFSTTRLSLLDRGFVYAIAHIRGGEDLGRQWYEDGKLLKKKNTFTDFIDCSKYVIAQKYTSPEHLYAEGGSAGGLLMGAIVNMAPELYNGVIAQVPFVDVVTTMLDDTIPLTTGEYDEWGNPNEKEYYDYMKSYSPYDNVKVQSYPNMYVSTGLHDSQVQYWEPAKWVAKIRALKNNDKLLFMHTNMDAGHGGASGRFEALKDLAKEFSFLLDLEKIKQ
- a CDS encoding competence/damage-inducible protein A is translated as MNASIITIGDEILIGQIIDTNSSYIAKALDKIGVSINEMLSISDEKQHILNTLKQLQNKVDLVIITGGLGPTKDDITKKTFCKYFEDELVENDSVLLHVKEIIEGFYKRPITQINRDQALVPSKATVLFNKVGTAPGMWIKKENTVYVSLPGVPYEMKYLVDEVIVPKLISEYNRASIVHKTIMTYGRGESLIAEQIEDWEDNLPEHIKLAYLPSPGKVRLRLSSKGFDEKVLNEEIDFQVQKLHEIIGEIIIGTENDQPIENVVSDLLRKENRTLAVAESCTGGRIAQLLTAIPGASVFFKGGVVCYATESKINVLGVSEDLISMHSVVSKQVAESMATQAKKIFKSDYAIATTGNAGPEKGDSDVEVGTVFIAFATPNGVFSEEFNFGQPREKVTGRAVNKGFEILYKEILKKE
- a CDS encoding fumarylacetoacetate hydrolase family protein, translating into MKIICIGRNYTDHISELNNERPSEPVIFLKPDTAVLPKKNPFYIPEFSNDVHHEVEILVKICKVGRYINEKFAHKYYEEIGLGIDFTARDLQNELKSKGLPWEKAKAFDHSAIIGSFLPKKSFESLENVNFELRSNGTVVQAGNTSLMLWKIDEIIAYISRFFTLKKGDIIFTGTPKGVAAVKDGDVLEGYIENNQMFKIQVK
- a CDS encoding histidine kinase, which translates into the protein MALQYNLSKVYEISENDIDFALQIVNLFLLEVPAEIKSIKVGIEEKDFSRAYAAAHKIKPSLDLLGMDLAYEENLQIMTWAKSEGKKKEIKEVYKSLKERVDLAIKELKKDFKI
- the ftsY gene encoding signal recognition particle-docking protein FtsY, yielding MNFFRKIFSSEKKETLDKGLEKSKTTFFSKLTKAVAGKSTVDDEVLDSLEEILVSSDVGVNTTLKIIERIEKRVASDKYLGTEELNQILREEIASLLSENNTGNDTDFSIPSGKKPYVIMVVGVNGVGKTTTIGKLANQFKKAGYKVVLGAGDTFRAAAIDQLQIWADRVGVPIVRQQMGSDPASVAFDTLQSAVSQDADVVIIDTAGRLHNKVNLMNELSKVKRVMQKVVGEAPHDVMLVLDGSTGQNAFEQAKQFTVATEVTSLAVTKLDGTAKGGVVIGISDQFKIPVKYIGVGEGIDDLQVFNKYEFVDSFFK
- a CDS encoding YbaB/EbfC family nucleoid-associated protein — encoded protein: MFGDIMGMMGKIKETQEKVEATKKRLDTVLIDEKSSDGLLEVTLTANRKIKSITVSDDLLQDKEMLEDYLVTILNKAIEKATNVNDAELGAVAKEGMPNIPGMDMFK
- a CDS encoding TatD family hydrolase, coding for MRFINLHTHSDSNDDLVLEVVNQYPWEFDDEIAKYSIGVHPWYIDEDRLISDLKCIEVKLNLTECLALGECGLDKRIEIPLDKQVQVFKSQIELVKKTSKPVIIHCVSAFQEMIAIKKEMQIKNPMIIHGFSKNSQVAKSLLDNGFYLSFGKYLLRNPELALVFKNIPNDRFFLETDTIEEGIIEVYERASIIKNIHIEELKKNVANNFSSVFKQ